The DNA segment CTCCAAGTGCATCGCCTACATGGGAAAGAACGCCGACGTGAAGGAAGGCGTGGCAAGCTTCCTCGAAAAACGCGCGCCCAAGTATCCCATGAAGGTCAGCACCGACATGCCCGACTTCTTCCCGTTTGGACCGGAGCGGAAGTTTTCGGAGTAGCTTCGCTACTTCTCAATCCTGTCATCCTGAGCCGAAGGCGAAGGATCTCAACCAGCCCGCAATGACGACGAACCATTCAGGTCAGTGCCGGCTTGAACACGTTGAGATCCTTCGCTGCGCTCAGGATGACAGCTTCAAGCCCCCCCTACAGCAACTCCTCGATCGGCATCAGCTCCCAGAACTGCAGGCGCAGGCGCTTCCACAGGGAAGCCTTGCGATTCGGGTTCTCCGTGCGGGGGTTCCAGCTGTTGCCCGGCAGCATGTCGCGCTCGATGGCGGTTTCGACCTGCCGGGCGAGCTTCTTGCTCCGGATCAGGACGCCGATCTCGGTGTTGAGATTGGTCGAGCGCGGGTCGAGGTTGAAGGTGCCAATAAAGAGCTGCTCGCCGTCGATGACCAGTGTCTTGGCGTGCAGGGCGAAGATGGGAACTTCTTTTTCGAGTTCTTCGTAGCGGTCGATCAGTTCCTTCTGGATCGCCGGATCGGGGCGGAACTCGCGCACCTCGATCCCCGCGCCAAGAATGCGGTACTTCTGCCGGCTGTAGCCGCTGTAGGCGGGCAGGTTGTCGGTCGAGGCCAGCGAGTTGGTGCTGATGCGCACCTCGACCCCGCGTTTGGTGAGTTCCCCGAACATTTCGAGCGCCCCGCCTGGCATGACGAGGTAGGGCGTCTGGATCACGACGCGCTTTTTCGCGGAGGCGACGAGCTGCGCCAGGCGCTCGCCGGTTCTGCCGCCGCGTGGGAGGAAGAAACCCGCCTCGCTCTTGCCGGGCGCGTCGCTCAGGAACTCGGGCTTGCTCCATTCGAGGGTCTCTACCACCTTGGGAAACTTCTCCGGCAACCTCTCCAGCGCCTCACGCACCTTCGGCGCGAAGTTCTCCGGGTTCCTGGCATAGGCGTGCAGCTCCGCGTAGACCGCAGCCGTGCGCGCGGGCGTGAGGCCCTCCAGCTCGTCTTCGAGGAGCAGCTCCACCGGAATCGTCAGCTCGCTCTGCCAGAAGCGCTCGAAGCTCGCGCGGGAGTCGTCGGCAACCGGCCCCAGCAACAGCACGTCGCGGTCGCGGAAGTTGTAGGCGTGGTCGTAGTCGTAATACTCGTCAGCCATGTTGCGGCCGCCGATGACGGCGGCGAGCCCGTCGACGATGAGCGTCTTGTCGTGCATGCGCTGGTTGACCGCGCGAAAACGGGTCACGGCGTTCGTTACGCGCTCGATCTTTCCCGTGCCGACGCTCTGGACCGGGTTGTAGATGAGGATCTCGATGTTGGGGTGAAGCGCCATGGCGAGCATGAACTCGCTGGGCGCGTCGATGAGCAGGTCGTCGACGATGACGCGCACCCGCACGCCGCGCTCCGCCGCGCGAAGCAGCGCCTCGGCTGCCAGCGTGCCGATGTTGTCGTTGCTCCAGATAAAATACTGGATCTCAATGGAAGTCGCCGCGTGATCGACCAGCCAGGCGCGCGCGAGAAGGGACTGCTCACCTTTTTCCAGGACATACGCCCCGGTCTTACTTGGATTTTCGGCAAGCAGCGGCGCAATCAGCGCGCCGAGGGATTCCTCGGCCGCAGCGACAGGCTCCGCGGCGCAAAGCAGCAGCGCGAGCGCCGCAAGAATTCCGCGTGCCCTGCCCTGCGTTTTCACAGCCCTGTTCCTAGCGAATGTTGTAGCGCTGGCGGATGTAGGGGTCCTGCTCGGCGACGTCTTTTTCCGAGAGCACGATCGCCTGCCCCGATTCGAGCTCGACGCGCAGGAAGCCGTCCTCGCCGGGGGCCTCGAGCGCGAGCACGGCGTCGCTGAGTTTCGTAATCGGCTTGCCGTTGATCTCCGTCACGCGGATGTTCTCGACCTGGCCGCCGTAGCCCTTGTTCGCGGGCGCGTCGAAGACCTGCGAGATCACAACGAGCTCTTCAAGGTCTTCTTCCCCGATGGGCATGCGCCGGTAGGTCTCCAGCGAGATGGGCAAGCTCTGGCGGCCCCAGCGCCACAGGTAACGCGGCTCCACGGCCATGAATACGAGCCCGCCCTTGTAGACGTAGCGCGGCTGCTCGTCGTAGTGGGGCATGAGCGGGATGACGGAAAAGCGCCGGGGCCGGAGCGTGATGTCCACGGCCAGTTCCTTGCCGCCGCGCAGCACCCGCATCTTGATCTTCTCGCCCACCTGCTTGTCCGTCAGGTAGTAGCCGAAGCCGATTTTCTTGTCGCCGCGAAAGCGGACCTGCCCGTCGTTGAAGATGGGCGTGCCGTTGATCGAGAGCAGCACGTCGTCGGTCTCAATCGCGCCGTCGGCGCTCGAGCCGCGTGCAACCTTCATCACGCGCACGCCCGTGTGTTTGGGTCCCATGCCCAGCCACTGCCGCATGGCATCGTTTTCGAGGGTCTGGTAGGTCACTCCGAGGTTGGTCACGCCGTCGACGCGCCCGTCGGAGAAGTCCTTGAGAAACTGGCGAATCACCGGCGTCGGCACGAAGTAGCCGAGCCCCTCGCCGCTGCGATCACCCTGGGTCGCCACGCCGATGCAGTCGTTGGAATCGTCGGAGAACACCGGCCCGCCCGAGTTGCCGGGGTTGAGCGCCGCGTCAGTCTGCACGATGAGGTTGGCGAGCTGGCTGTGGGCGTAACCCATGATGTCGATGCGCGAGACGACGCCCTCGGTATACGAAATCTGCCGCCCCCCGCGCGGGTAGCCGATGGTGACCACTTTCTCGCGGTGCTCGGGCAGGTCGCCGAAGTCGATCTTGGGGGCGCTCTTCTGAATTTCGAGATCACGCACGTGCACCAGCGCCAGGTCTACCTGGTGGTTCACGGCACGGACTTTCACTTCCACCTTGTCGGAGCGGCCGGGGATCTCGGCCTCGATGTAGGT comes from the Chrysiogenia bacterium genome and includes:
- a CDS encoding phospholipase D family protein gives rise to the protein MKTQGRARGILAALALLLCAAEPVAAAEESLGALIAPLLAENPSKTGAYVLEKGEQSLLARAWLVDHAATSIEIQYFIWSNDNIGTLAAEALLRAAERGVRVRVIVDDLLIDAPSEFMLAMALHPNIEILIYNPVQSVGTGKIERVTNAVTRFRAVNQRMHDKTLIVDGLAAVIGGRNMADEYYDYDHAYNFRDRDVLLLGPVADDSRASFERFWQSELTIPVELLLEDELEGLTPARTAAVYAELHAYARNPENFAPKVREALERLPEKFPKVVETLEWSKPEFLSDAPGKSEAGFFLPRGGRTGERLAQLVASAKKRVVIQTPYLVMPGGALEMFGELTKRGVEVRISTNSLASTDNLPAYSGYSRQKYRILGAGIEVREFRPDPAIQKELIDRYEELEKEVPIFALHAKTLVIDGEQLFIGTFNLDPRSTNLNTEIGVLIRSKKLARQVETAIERDMLPGNSWNPRTENPNRKASLWKRLRLQFWELMPIEELL
- a CDS encoding trypsin-like peptidase domain-containing protein, whose product is MRTLRIFLPALLILALALPARAGNLDDEAQSVVKLFVTSQDWDLAQPWTKRHASQATCTGFFIKQGILTNAHCVADATYIEAEIPGRSDKVEVKVRAVNHQVDLALVHVRDLEIQKSAPKIDFGDLPEHREKVVTIGYPRGGRQISYTEGVVSRIDIMGYAHSQLANLIVQTDAALNPGNSGGPVFSDDSNDCIGVATQGDRSGEGLGYFVPTPVIRQFLKDFSDGRVDGVTNLGVTYQTLENDAMRQWLGMGPKHTGVRVMKVARGSSADGAIETDDVLLSINGTPIFNDGQVRFRGDKKIGFGYYLTDKQVGEKIKMRVLRGGKELAVDITLRPRRFSVIPLMPHYDEQPRYVYKGGLVFMAVEPRYLWRWGRQSLPISLETYRRMPIGEEDLEELVVISQVFDAPANKGYGGQVENIRVTEINGKPITKLSDAVLALEAPGEDGFLRVELESGQAIVLSEKDVAEQDPYIRQRYNIR